The proteins below come from a single Aegilops tauschii subsp. strangulata cultivar AL8/78 chromosome 6, Aet v6.0, whole genome shotgun sequence genomic window:
- the LOC109732990 gene encoding BTB/POZ and MATH domain-containing protein 1-like, with protein MATCKSSSTVVVHTGEHLFEVVGHSLVSGQTQLTSTFRVGGANWCIRYYPNGERGVADSTSVYLRLLSPDEVMASGFFCLQDPASPSTGEKNKRSVGPRKFLSSEIGGWGYARFGSKADLAPSGCLKDDCLVIKCAVEVSEFIDNDARRNEGQIIVPPSNLGTDLGYLLESGLKADLTVKISSSTSFKGSRKKTKSFKVHACVLGARSPVFRAQLGGSMKESKQSSICIKDMDDKVFEALIHYMYMDCLPDFMEETTKEATNMAQHLLVVADRYAVERLKLMCASKLSNAIDADSVCFTLDLAQQYNCQQLKDCCLKYMAKDRHRLRDIKKTKGFEQLQKNHLLIVCDILDEVIGKM; from the coding sequence atGGCAACCTGCAAGAGCTCCTCAACGGTGGTCGTCCACACCGGCGAGCATCTATTCGAGGTCGTCGGGCACTCCTTGGTCTCAGGCCAAACCCAGCTCACGTCGACCTTCCGCGTCGGCGGCGCCAACTGGTGCATCCGCTACTACCCGAACGGCGAGAGGGGAGTCGCGGACAGCACCTCCGTATACCTCAGGCTGTTGAGCCCCGACGAGGTCATGGCGTCCGGCTTCTTCTGCCTCCAGGACCCTGCATCTCCATCCACGGGGGAGAAGAACAAACGAAGCGTCGGGCCTAGAAAGTTCTTGTCCAGCGAAATTGGCGGCTGGGGTTACGCTAGATTCGGCAGTAAAGCCGATTTGGCCCCGTCCGGGTGCCTCAAGGATGACTGCCTGGTGATCAAGTGCGCCGTCGAGGTCTCCGAGTTCATCGACAACGACGCCCGCCGGAACGAGGGTCAGATCATCGTGCCACCCTCCAACTTGGGCACAGATCTCGGCTATCTTCTAGAGAGCGGCCTCAAGGCAGACCTCACTGTCAAGATCAGTTCCTCCACGAGTTTCAAGGGGTCTCGCAAAAAAACCAAGAGTTTCAAGGTGCACGCCTGCGTGCTGGGTGCCAGGTCGCCTGTCTTCCGCGCGCAACTGGGTGGCTCAATGAAAGAAAGCAAGCAAAGTAGCATCTGCATCAAGGATATGGATGATAAGGTTTTTGAGGCCCTCATCCATTACATGTACATGGATTGCCTACCTGACTTCATGGAGGAGACCACGAAAGAGGCTACAAACATGGCGCAGCATCTGCTTGTCGTGGCTGACCGATACGCGGTGGAAAGACTGAAACTGATGTGCGCGAGCAAGCTGAGCAATGCGATAGATGCCGATTCAGTGTGCTTCACTTTGGACCTGGCACAGCAATACAATTGTCAGCAGCTCAAGGATTGCTGTCTCAAGTATATGGCAAAAGACCGTCATAGGTTGCGAGACATTAAAAAAACCAAGGGATTTGAGCAATTACAGAAAAATCACTTACTTATTGTGTGCGATATTCTCGATGAAGTTATAGGCAAGATGTGA